One genomic segment of Acomys russatus chromosome 6, mAcoRus1.1, whole genome shotgun sequence includes these proteins:
- the Elf3 gene encoding ETS-related transcription factor Elf-3, with protein sequence MAATCEISNVFSNYFNAMYSSEDPTLAPPAPPTTFGAEDLVLTLNNPQMSLEGPEKASWSREQPQFWSKTQVLDWISYQVERNKYDASSIDFSRCDMDGATLCSCALEELRLVFGPLGDHLHAQLRDLTSSSSDELSWIIELLEKDGGMAFQEGLGDSGAYDQGNPFAQELFDDGRQASPYFYGSSYGPRAPSPGSSDVSIAGTATPQSSHSSDSGGSDVDLDLTESKVFPRGGFPDYKKGEPKHGKRKRGRPRKLSKEYWDCLEGKKSKHAPRGTHLWEFIRDILIHPELNEGLMKWENRHEGVFKFLRSEAVAQLWGQKKKNSNMTYEKLSRAMRYYYKREILERVDGRRLVYKFGKNSSGWKEEEIVQSRD encoded by the exons ATGGCTGCCACCTGTGAGATCAGCAACGTTTTTAGTAACTACTTCAACGCCATGTACAGTTCAGAAGACCCCACTTtagctcctcctgctcctccgaCTACCTTTGGTGCTGAAGACTTGGTGTTGACCCTGAACAACCCGCAGATGTCTCTGGAAGGTCCAG AGAAGGCAAGCTGGTCTAGGGAGCAGCCCCAGTTCTGGTCAAAGACCCAGGTACTGGACTGGATCAGCTACCAAGTGGAGAGGAACAAGTATGACGCCAGTTCCATTGACTTCTCCCGCTGTGACATGGATGGGGCCACCCTCTGCAGCTGTGCCCTTGAGGAGCTTCGACTAGTCTTTGGGCCTCTGGGAGAtcacctccatgcccagcttcgGGACCTTA CCTCCAGCTCGTCTGATGAACTCAGTTGGATCATCGAGCTGTTGGAGAAGGATGGCGGCATGGCCTTCCAAGAGGGCCTGGGAGACTCGGGGGCCTATG ATCAAGGAAACCCTTTCGCCCAGGAGCTGTTTGATGACGGCCGCCAGGCCAGCCCCTACTTCTACGGCAGTAGCTATGGCCCTAGAGCGCCCTCCCCTGGTAGCTCTGATGTCTCCATTGCTG GGACGGCTACTCCCCAGAGTTCCCATTCCTCTGACTCCGGTGGAAGTGACGTGGACCTGGACCTTACTGAAAGCAAGGTCTTCCCTAGAG GTGGCTTTCCTGACTATAAGAAGGGGGAACCCAAGCATGGGAAGAGGAAGCGGGGGCGTCCCCGAAAGCTGAGCAAAGAGTACTGGGATTGCCTGGAGGGCAAAAAGAGCAAGCACG CCCCGAGAGGTACACACCTGTGGGAGTTCATCCGGGACATCCTCATCCACCCTGAGCTCAACGAAGGCCTCATGAAGTGGGAGAACCGGCATGAGGGTGTATTCAAGTTTCTTCGTTCAGAGGCTGTGGCCCAGCTATGgggccaaaagaaaaagaacagcaacaTGACCTATGAGAAACTGAGCCGGGCCATGAG